Proteins encoded in a region of the Trichomycterus rosablanca isolate fTriRos1 chromosome 26, fTriRos1.hap1, whole genome shotgun sequence genome:
- the LOC134303367 gene encoding annexin A1-like, translating to MAFFQKLIKKITDKTSDNNTDNNSSKGSGKPYFGTIKPDPNFNANRDAAALQKAIETRGVDESAITEVLARRTNAQRQEIKAAYEHDTGKDLIKTLKSSLKSHYEDVVLALLMTPAQYDAHELRMALKGLGTNEQVLNEILGTRSNKEIEQIKAAFKNAYGEELENDIKGDTTGNFETALLALCKGRRNEDSSVDDGLAKSDAKALFEAGEKKLGTVCSVFIDILTSRSDAHLCKTFKHYEKLSAEGFAKAVESELSGDIEDFVMTLVKAAWNKSAYFAERLNQAMKGVGTNCDTLTRIIVSRSEVDLQKIMQEYKRMYGKPLQQDILAETKGDYEKILLMLCGDQ from the exons ATGGCATTCTTCcagaaattaattaaaaagataACAGACAAGACGAGTGATAATAACACG GATAACAATTCTTCCAAAGGAAGTGGCAAGCCTTATTTTGGAACCATCAAGCCTGATCCTAACTTCAATGCCAACAGAGATGCTGCTGCTTTGCAGAAAGCAATCGAAACCAGGG GTGTGGATGAGAGTGCTATTACGGAGGTTCTAGCAAGAAGAACCAATGCACAAAGACAAGAAATCAAAGCAGCATATGAACATGACACAGGAAAG GACCTGATAAAGACATTAAAATCGTCTCTGAAGTCTCACTATGAAGATGTGGTCTTGGCCCTACTTATGACTCCAGCTCAGTATGATGCCCATGAGCTTAGAATGGCTTTAAAG GGTTTAGGAACCAATGAACAAGTCCTGAATGAAATTCTGGGTACCAGATCAAACAAGGAGATTGAACAGATAAAAGCTGCCTTCAAAAATG CTTATGGAGAAGAACTAGAGAATGATATCAAAGGTGACACGACTGGAAACTTTGAGACTGCCCTGCTTGCCCTGTGCAAG GGTAGAAGAAATGAGGATTCTTCTGTTGATGATGGGCTTGCAAAAAGTGATGCAAAG GCTCTATTTGAAGCTGGGGAGAAAAAATTAGGAACTGTGTGTTCAGTTTTTATTGATATTCTCACATCCAGAAGTGATGCTCACCTGTGCAAAA CTTTTAAGCATTACGAAAAGCTTAGTGCAGAGGGTTTTGCGAAAGCAGTGGAGAGTGAACTGAGTGGAGACATTGAGGACTTTGTCATGACCTTGG TAAAAGCAGCCTGGAACAAGTCTGCATACTTTGCTGAAAGATTGAATCAGGCAATGAAG GGTGTAGGAACAAACTGCGACACACTGACTAGGATCATAGTGAGCCGTTCAGAAGTGGACTTGCAAAAAATTATGCAGGAGTACAAAAGGATGTATGGCAAGCCCCTTCAGCAAGATATTCTT GCAGAAACCAAAGGAGATTATGAGAAAATTCTGCTGATGCTCTGTGGAGACCAGTGA